The region CGGCAATGTTCGGCAAACTCAGGAAGACTGCACTCACCGTCCTGTCGGGTTATCGCAGATATGTCTTGAGTGAAACTAGAAATGTTATTTATTTTATGCCGCTTAAAAAAATATGGAGACAACCCATGTGTCTTCAGTGCCAAGAATACCTCAAAAGCCTGACAACATCCGGCAGCAGTGTTGTCTGGGAAAATAAGCGGAATCAGTGAACCCAAGGATGCCCAATCGCTTATTTCAATTGAACTATATGTCGTTATCGGTAGCAATTGGGATATCAATGCGTAACCCTGCTTGATAGTCTCGCACATCGTTTCGCTTGAACATATGAGGACATATTGAGAATTCGGTCTAAGTCGCACAATATCATTTAGATTATAAAGAGGAATTTTATTGGCGGGGTGAAGCAAATCAAAAACAATATTATAAGCAGAGTTACCAGCATACTGCCATGCCGATATGGGAAGCTTGGCAATCATTCCTGATTCATCAAAAAAATGCACAACACCGAAAGCTGTACTGCCATTCTCTGTAGAGTACCAATATACTCTAAATTTTTTGAATCCAAAATCTATCGGAAAATCTTTGATGGCCTGTTGCGCATGCTGCTTGTCTCTGTCCGTCATCAATACGCTGTTGTGACATGCCTTTCGATTGAACAGATAACGATCTTCTTGGGCCAGAAGTAACCCTATTTCCCTGATGATATTCGAATATACATTTTCGGGAAGCCACCCTTTTTTCTGTCGAAAAAGCGGCCCAAGGTAAAATCCGCCCAATGCCGAATATCCTTCTGCCTCGGTAATGAATTTTTTATCTTCACTGTTTCCGTGCAGCCGATTCAACAACCGATTTCTTGGGGTAGAATATGCGCCGCAGCTTTCAGGATGCAAGGAAATAGCAGTATTATCAGACAGAAAAATATCTTCGCCTTCTTGCCTTACTTCAGGATCAAGCAACTTTGCAAAACTTGCCACAAGGGCTGGGTCTGTCTGGACTTTACGCCAGAGCAAGTCCTGTTGAAGCACATCATTCACAGAGCCATACAGCTTCCAGGCAGGATGACCGAATGCCTTTGGATAACGTGGAGTATATTGGAACATAATTCCTCCAAGGGAGGCAGGCATGAACCTGCCTCCCAAGCTTAAAAATTTTCATTTGCAGTTTTAATAGATCTTGTACTAACGATTGGCACGTTTCATGTCCGCATCAAGCCATTTCAAAAAAGCATCGCGCAAAATAATAACCTTACGAGGCGATACTTTAATGAAGCATTGAGCGGGAATTTCTCCGCGTGATCTACGATTCTGAATCGTACGCCAACGCAATACATTACTTGTCAAGCAGTCAATCATCTTTCCTGGAAATGATTCAGGCAATGTTGCATAGTATTGTTCAATTAGCATAGTAGTCATAAGCCACACCATTTTTGCACGTGAAGCGAGATGCGCCTTAAATTCAGGCACATGTTAAAGACGCCAATATGTCAGGCGACCAGTGTTTGGAGGAGGCTTGCGAAAGAAAAGGGGATGTGGCAAACTGAGCTTGATACGTCAGTCAGGCCGAAACCGTTGGCGCGGTTTCCCCTGCGCAAGCCCGGCCTCTCTTCATGGATGCCGGGTTTTTTATGTTCTTTTTTTCTGCCTATAATCTAGCAATCTACATTTTGTGGAACAAAATACTGCTTTTTGAGTTTTTCCATAAAAAATTCTTCCACAGATTGGACAGATTCTCATTAACAAGAAAAGCCGATTAGAAATATCCCAAGCTGGCGTCAAAATGTAATTTACTTCTATATACTCTTGAATACTCATCGGAGACGAAATCGCCAGCACGGACGGAATAGCATGCAAGCCTTCCACTCGAAATCCAATGGAATGATTCTGTTCAACAATATTATTAAAATCTTGCTGTGGAAGACTACAATTTCTGATGGCCCATGAGAAAAAGAACTCATGTCGCTTCCTACATCTTTCAAGAATATCCCTTCCAAGTTCAAATTTCTTCTCGCCAGGTATCACATATACTGCGCAAAATTTTTGGTAGCCATAAGGTTTTTTGCACTTCAAGAAGGCGCCCCTACGGTCATCCTCTGACAAGCAAAGTCGCGTATTCGCCAATCCCCTTACAGCTATATTGGGGCATCCCAGAGCAAAAAGTGGAGAAGGCTCAAAACCAGAAATTTGAATAATGGATTCAATAGGCTCATTAAGATTGAGCCACGTTTCCAGGAGCTGGTAAGCGAATGCTATTTTGTGTTTAGTTTTTGCCATGGGTCAAAGCTATGGTCTAAGAACTATTTTGTCAACAAAATAGTTCTTAGACCAGCACTGGAATACACAAAACAAACCTGAGAGGGGCGGGATAGGAGCGGGATAAACGGCAAAAAGACGCAAAAAAGGGTTTGTGAGCGGCCTTGAGCCATCTTCACAAACCCTTGATTTATCTTGGTACCGGGAGCGAGACTTGAACTCGCAAGAGGTTGCCCTCGGCGGATTTTGAGTCCGCTGCGTCTACCAATTCCACCATCCCGGCAGACTGACCAAGACACATGGGCAATGCCGCATATGCATGGCGTGAGTGGCTTTGTAGCCCAAGGAGCGCCGATTCGTCAAGTCCTCAGAGCAGTTGCTCCCTGATTGGGCCAAAAGCCGCCCGACACCGTGGTACAGAATTGGCTGGCTGGGAGTACGGGAATGACCATCAACATTGTATGGGAACGAAACGGATTTTTATTACGATCTGCCAGTCTTGGAGATTCAGAACCTTACTATGAACAGAATTACAATCTATTGGACAGAGAGCCTGTGAAAATGACAGGGTGCAAAGATAGTTTTACAAGATAAGAAGTCACTTTTTTTTCAGTAAATCTATTGATGCTGCTGACACGTATCTATTTTTACTCATAGCGCCAGTAGCGAATGCATTGTGAGCGATATTGATGCTGTTCTTTGTAGTGCTCATTTTTGCATTGCTATCCTTCAAAATGCATATAGAGGAAGGGGCTTGGAACATGGGCAGTTCAGTCTATTTGTAGTTTTGTTTTTGATGAATTAAAGATCTCCTGTCTGCTGCTGATGCGTTTTGCCCATATGTGTGGTGTAAAAAACTTCAGATAACTCTGTTTGCGTCTGGATCGAACTTTTTATCAGGCTGGTACTGGAGTTACGGCTGTGCAAACATCCCTGAACTCCTTGATTGCCAGCATCATAAAACAGGCCGGGGGCAATTGCTCAATAGCGGGTGTCTCCCTATCGACAAGCTGATGCCCTTACGCTAACTTGATATACAGTTTTAGGCTGAATCATGTCGGCGGCATCTGCAACAGCAAGGTATTCCGTGATTTTTTATAGGATTTGTCGTGTCTTGCCTGTCTTTAAGGGCGGCGGGTCATGACAGCATCAGCGCCTTCAGGTTGGAGGCCCTCATTCGAGGCGGCGTGTCAGCGCCAGTCTGTTTCCCCTTCCCATCGCCTAGGCGGGAAGAGGGGGCTTTTTTATTGCTTGCCGTACCCCTTCCTTTTTTTCATATCTCCCCGCGTTTCTTCTCGTAGCAGTTTAGTTGCCCCGGTTCTCCATTCGATTGACCGCGCTGTTGGCCGCCTTGCAGCACAGCGCTGTTGTCGCTTTTGTCATATTACCCGCTCCACAACTTTGCGTTGTGCGGCGGGTTTTGTTTTGCGTTTTTGTACCGCAGCAAAGGGTACGATCAGGAGTATGCGCTATGTATGTAGCTGGAATTGATGTTGGTTCTGTGGCTGCAAAGGCCGTTGTGCTCGAGCTGCTGCCCAACGGCGGCTTGCAGGTTGCCGGTCGGGCAGTGCTGCCTACAGGCTGGAATACCGCCGAGGCTGGCGAGTTTGCGCTCAACAATGCCTGCGAGGCTGCCGCAATGGCACGCAGCGGTCTGAGGCATGTCACTGCCACGGGCTACGGGCGTATTGCCCTGCCTTTTGCCGACAAAACGGTTACGGAGATCAGTTGCCATGCGCGGGGCGCTGCGCATCTTTTCCCCCGCGCGGGGCTTGTGCTCGATATCGGCGGGCAGGACAGCAAGGTAATAAGCCTGGATATCCCGCGAGAAGCGGAGGCAGGCAGTCTGGATGCGGCAAGCGGTACGGGCAGCCTGGGCCCGCTCAAAACTGCGGGAAAACCGGGCGCAGTGCGCGATTTTTTGATGAACGACAAGTGCGCGGCAGGCACCGGGCGTTTTTTGCAGGTGCTCTCGGGCATTTTGAACATGCCGCTGGACGAACTGGGCAAGGCAGCCGCCACGGGCAAGCCGGTGGCCATTTCAAGCATGTGCGCCGTGTTTGCAGAAACAGAAATTGTGGGCCTGCTGGCCCGCAGTACGCCGCCGATAATTTGCCCGGATCGGGCATTTCGTAAATTTTCTGGTTAGGTTGGGGCTGCATCTGCGTTCCTCGATTGCAAATAAAAGTTAGTCTTAACTAATTCTGTTAAATTCAATTAATTAAATTGAAAAAGAATGTCAATACCAGCTAGGGAAAAGTTCAACAATTCGGGCAAGCGCACGGATGACAATGAAAAAGGGACGGGGTAAGCAGCGGAAGCCAAAGGCTGGCAGCACTACTGACTGCCATATTTGCGGAAAAAAGGATGTGTTCGCAGTTGGAAGGGGCTGAAAAAAGATTGCAATTTGCCTGAGGGGTTGCCTGAATTCGGCAGTTTATCCGGCAACAACGTGTCCGTGCCAATCCATCTGATATTATGCTGTTTAAAAGATGGTGCTCCTTGACGTAGGAGCACCTGAATGAAGCGGAGCCGATTCACGGGATGGCAGCGTAGTGGGAAAGCAGGCATATGCACAGATGGTTGTACCCGGTGTTATTACTTGTTTTCCTGTTCAGGTTCTTACCTGGTTTCGGGCAAAATTTCCTGCCCGAACAGGCCGAATTTTTTCATTTTTCTCCAAAGTGTGGCGCGCCCAATGCCCAGTCGGCGCGCAGTTTCTTTCCTGTTTCCGCCGCATTGCCGCAACATGTCGCGCAGGGCGCGTGCTTCCAGAGCATAAAGGCTGGCGGCAGAGGAGTCCTGTTGTCTGACAACTGGGGCAACGTCGTTTGGGCATGTCTGTTCGTATGGGTGGCAACTGCGCAGGGAATCAGCCATGATGTCTTCAGAAAGCACACCATGCGGGGCAATGACCATGGCCCGCTCCAGAACATTGGCCAGTTGCCGTACATTGCCCGGCCAGGGGATAGTTTCCAGAAGCGCCATCCCACGTGGATCTATCGGTGGCATGGGCTTGTGCTGTTCTTTGGATTTTCTGTGCAGTATGAACCGCGCCAGCAGGCCAATATCCCCCAAGCGCTCCACCAGCGGGGGAAGCTCCAGAATGAGCACCGCCAGTCTGTAGTACAGGTCTTCCCTGAACCTTCCCGCCTGAACTTCTTTCGCCAGATTGCGGTTGGTGGCGGCGATAATGCGCACGTCCACCGGCGTTACCTTGTTGTCGCCCACGCGCGAGACCTCTTTTTCCTGTAGGACTCGCAACAGGCGACATTGCAGGGGCAAAGGCATTTCGCTTATTTCATCCAGAAAAATGGTGCCGCAGTGGGCCATTTCAAAAAGACCCATTTTGCCGCTTTCGCTGGCGCCAGTGAACGCCCCCCGCACATAGCCGAACAGCTCGCTCTCAAGCAGGTTTTCTGGCAGAGCGGCGCAGTTTACGGCCACAAAGGGACTGTCTGCCCTGGCACTGGCATTGTGGATAGACTGCGCAAAGAGTTCCTTGCCTGTACCT is a window of Desulfovibrio desulfuricans DNA encoding:
- a CDS encoding AAA family ATPase, yielding MPASLGGIMFQYTPRYPKAFGHPAWKLYGSVNDVLQQDLLWRKVQTDPALVASFAKLLDPEVRQEGEDIFLSDNTAISLHPESCGAYSTPRNRLLNRLHGNSEDKKFITEAEGYSALGGFYLGPLFRQKKGWLPENVYSNIIREIGLLLAQEDRYLFNRKACHNSVLMTDRDKQHAQQAIKDFPIDFGFKKFRVYWYSTENGSTAFGVVHFFDESGMIAKLPISAWQYAGNSAYNIVFDLLHPANKIPLYNLNDIVRLRPNSQYVLICSSETMCETIKQGYALISQLLPITTYSSIEISDWASLGSLIPLIFPDNTAAGCCQAFEVFLALKTHGLSPYFFKRHKINNISSFTQDISAITRQDGECSLPEFAEHCRREFGVEPPRGILPQGQPLLELPGSENEPEMLLEGLLRLGDQMTIFAWRGVGKSLFALLLALCFANGYKALGGKVCPSRKYRVLIIDAELPADSLKNRARSIAEGLGLPESAANELIVRSFVIENKDIRLDTEAGWEDLLLDLEQADIIIVDSLFKVFPTSMSTGISNAAAPNMFYDWCRKNGKTAIVVDHQGKKGDTAYGTMGKEIALDVVLQLKIGKCGIEVIATKNRNFESGEHCWTNYTIKNEASGMVFDVCQRSLIHSDSGLPCPDSEKSEDVDGDMPVASVPTIDQAIVDYVKENPTHGQKEVCAAVVDMGICKRAAAYNHYRALRENGMFADPMENNPSVQLDDDTC
- a CDS encoding BadF/BadG/BcrA/BcrD ATPase family protein translates to MYVAGIDVGSVAAKAVVLELLPNGGLQVAGRAVLPTGWNTAEAGEFALNNACEAAAMARSGLRHVTATGYGRIALPFADKTVTEISCHARGAAHLFPRAGLVLDIGGQDSKVISLDIPREAEAGSLDAASGTGSLGPLKTAGKPGAVRDFLMNDKCAAGTGRFLQVLSGILNMPLDELGKAAATGKPVAISSMCAVFAETEIVGLLARSTPPIICPDRAFRKFSG